In Oryza glaberrima chromosome 8, OglaRS2, whole genome shotgun sequence, the following are encoded in one genomic region:
- the LOC127781977 gene encoding uncharacterized WD repeat-containing protein C2A9.03-like: protein MDEFELEDNLELLLQSIQELIEDQGENNPFGAANHDELIASLLHNNQENPLTDVSVEDVRDGKDMQGIPWEKIVFRRDQYREMKMKNYRNYQNLSYAREEALKDCKKVEKDSPYYDFQYNTRRARPSIVHFQLRNLVWATTKHDVYTVHNQSVTHWSSLDQTSTELINADDCIIPKQRGHGSQSVAMVQVTTMAVDDSLLVIGGFQGELICKRLEDDGVLFSTRVTDDENAITNSLEIYQDPTGSRRLVAANNDCSVRIFDIEYFDLLKHYVFPWSVNSVSVSPKGGLFAVLGDHEDGLVVDPKCGKAIGALKGHLDYSFASAWHPDGNILATGSQDTTCRLWDIRNLSESVAVLGGRMGSIRCIKFSSDGRFLATAEPVDFVHIYDSYADYGRSHEIDLFGEIAGLSFSPDAEAFYVGIADPTYGGLIEFNRRHRHHYLNCMW, encoded by the exons CATCGAGGACCAGGGGGAGAACAACCCCTTCGGCGCGGCCAACCACGACGAGCTCATCGCTAGCCTCCTCCACAACAACCAg GAGAATCCGCTGACTGATGTGTCCGTGGAGGACGTTAGGGATGGGAAGGACATGCAGGGGATCCCCTGGGAGAAGATTGTGTTCCGGAGGGATCAGTATCgggagatgaagatgaagaattACAGGAATTATCAGAACCTGAGTTATGCCCGGGAGGAAGCTCTGAAG GACTGCAAGAAAGTTGAAAAGGATAGTCCTTACTACGATTTCCAGTACAATACAAGGCGTGCTCGCCCATCAATTGTACATTTTCAG TTAAGGAATCTGGTCTGGGCAACAACCAAGCATGATGTTTACACGGTGCACAACCAATCAGTGACACATTGGTCATCATTGGACCAGACAAGTACTGAGCTAATCAATGCGGATGACTGCATTATACCAAAACAG AGAGGGCATGGTTCACAGTCCGTTGCAATGGTCCAGGTCACAACTATGGCTGTAGATGATAGTTTATTGGTAATTGGTGGTTTTCAGGGTGAGCTTATATGCAAG CGCCTGGAGGATGATGGAGTTCTTTTCAGCACAAGAGTTACAGATGATGAGAATGCTATTACCAACTCTTTGGAGATATATCAGGATCCCAC TGGATCTAGACGGTTGGTGGCTGCTAACAATGACTGCTCTGTCAGAATTTTTGACATTGAGTACTTTGATTTGCTGAAGCACTATGTCTTCCCATGGTCTGTGAAT AGCGTTTCGGTGAGCCCAAAAGGGGGACTGTTTGCTGTCCTTGGGGACCATGAGGATGGCTTGGTAGTGGATCCCAAGTGTGGCAAG GCAATCGGTGCACTTAAGGGTCACTTGGATTACTCTTTCGCATCTGCCTGGCATCCTGATGGCAATATCTTGGCTACCGGCAGTCAAGATACAACCTGTCGGCTGTGGGACATTAGAAACCTATCAGAGTCTGTGGCTGTACTTGGCGGAAGGATGGGCTCGATACGTTGCATCAAGTTCTCTTCAGACGGGCGGTTCTTGGCTACTGCAGAACCTGTGGATTTCGTCCATATCTACGATTCATATGCAGACTATGGCAGATCTCACGAGATTGACTTGTTTGGAGAGATTGCTGGATTGTCATTCAGCCCAGACGCCGAGGCCTTCTATGTTGGCATAGCAGATCCAACATACGGTGGCCTCATAGAGTTCAACAGGAGGCACCGACATCATTATTTGAACTGCATGTGGTGA